GTCTCTGGCTGCGTTCGCTATAGCGAAGGGCAAGAACCGTTTCGATCCAATGGGCAAGGTCCTTGAGCGTTTCGATCTCGCTTTCGGAAAAATTGCGGGTTTTTGAATCAATAATGCACAGCGTGCCAAGCTTGTAGCCTTCGCGATTGGAAAGCGGCACACCGGCATAGGACCGGATATGGGGTGCCCCCACCACCAGCGGATTGTCGCTGAAACGTTCGTCATCGATGGCATTGCCAACAACAAGCGGCGCGTCATGCATGATCGCATGCCCGCAAAACGAAATGTCACGCGGCGTTTCGGGAACGCCCAGATTGATCCGGGATTTGAAAAACTGCCGGTCGCCATCAATCAGGGAAATGGCGACGATTTCGGTGTTGAAAATGCGTTCGGCAAGGCGCGTAATCCGATCAAGTTCAGGGTCGCGCGGTGTTGACAGAATACCCATGCTTTCAAGCGATTTCTGCCGCTCGTTCTCGTTATCCGGCGTGGGCGCGATTTTCAAGACGGTTCTCCCGTTACAGCATGTTGTTATTCCAGGTGGAGTTTAATGCTGTTCAAATAGTCCTTTGTTGTGCTGTTCGTTGACATCGGGCGTGAACACCACCCGGTCGCGGCCGCTTTGTTTCGCGCGATATAGCGCGGCATCGGCAATTTCGAAAATGGCCTTGCGGTTGTCGTTGCTGCAACCTGCCGCAATCCATGTGGCCCCGATGGAAATAGTCACGCCAAGGGTTTTGCCCTCGCTGGTGTTGATCGGCGTATTGCGCAGGATATTGCAAAGTTTTTCAGCAATTTTCGGGGTCGTTTCGCGCGTGATACCGGGAATGACACATACAAATTCCTCGCCGCCGACACGTGCAATGATGTCATTTTCGCGCAAATGATTTTTGAGCATCCCGGCAATTCTGATGATGACCTCATCGCCAATCAGATGTCCGTGCGTGTCATTGACGCATTTGAAATGATCGATATCACATAACAAAATCCCGCAGGGTTCGGTCAATGGCACGCCTTCTGGGGCGAGTTCTCGATCAAGTATTTCATCAAGCCCGCGCCGGTTCCAAAGCCCTGTCATCGGATCAATCATACTTTGACGAACCGCTTCATCAAGGCTTTGCATCAACCGTTTCTGGCTGAATTGTGCAAACCGCAGCAACAGAACCATATCGACCAGATAGGCAAGGTCCTTGAGGTTATCGATATCGCGCTGGCTCATTTCGCGCGGTTTGTCGTCAAAAATGCAAAGTGTCCCGACCGGTTGTCCTTCGTGATGATGCACTGGCATCCCGGCGTAAAAAATCACTGGCGTATCGCAGATCACCAACGGATTGTCGGAAAAACGGGGATCGATCCGGGCATCCTTGATCACCATCGGCTCGGTCTGGGTGATTGCATGCCCGCAGAACGAAATATCGCGGCGGCTTTCCAGCTTTTCGAAATTGGCCCGGGATTTGAAAATCTGTCGGTCATGATCGATTACCGTCATCGTGGCCGATTTGACGTCAAAGATCCGTTTGGCAAGTGACGTGATTCGGTCAAGTTCGGGTTCGGCATCAAAAGTTGCGATACGCATGCGCGTGATGATGCCCTGACGTTCGGCTTCGTTATGCGGTATTGGTGCAAGTTCCATCCTGATCCCCGACCATGCTGCTGCCTTTTAAGTGGGAAGCCGACAGGGGATTTCCAGATGGGCCAGTCCCGAGTAACCAGGATAATCAGTCAACAATAACCGTATCGCCCACCCGGATCGCACCGGGTTCAATCGCACGGCATGTAACCCCGCCCCGCCAGTCCGGTGTCAGGGCCTTTTCAAGGCCCGGTGCTGCGGCTTCCATCCGGTTGCACGGATCGGTTTCGCCGGTGATTTCAAGGACCAGTTCCCCTATCCGGATGCGCGTACCGGGCGTTTGCGGCAATTTCACACCTCGTACCAACAGATTGGCGCGCCGCGTGGTCCAGGGCAAATCCATACGGTCAATTTCGCCGCAGGCCGCCAACCAGTCTTCCTCAGTCATGACCGTGATCTGGCGTTTGCGTAGCTTGCCGCGATAATCGCCATCAACCCCAAAATCAAGACTGACAGAAACACCATCAAGCGTTTCCATTGGCGCACGTGAACGTGCCTTACGCGCGATACCAATCAGGGTGGCGGTCATGACAATCTCCGTCTTTGATCCGATTAACGTGGGGGAATGACGTCTTCGCCGATCAGGTCTTCCATTGGCCCGATACAA
The Thalassospira xiamenensis M-5 = DSM 17429 DNA segment above includes these coding regions:
- a CDS encoding sensor domain-containing diguanylate cyclase, encoding MELAPIPHNEAERQGIITRMRIATFDAEPELDRITSLAKRIFDVKSATMTVIDHDRQIFKSRANFEKLESRRDISFCGHAITQTEPMVIKDARIDPRFSDNPLVICDTPVIFYAGMPVHHHEGQPVGTLCIFDDKPREMSQRDIDNLKDLAYLVDMVLLLRFAQFSQKRLMQSLDEAVRQSMIDPMTGLWNRRGLDEILDRELAPEGVPLTEPCGILLCDIDHFKCVNDTHGHLIGDEVIIRIAGMLKNHLRENDIIARVGGEEFVCVIPGITRETTPKIAEKLCNILRNTPINTSEGKTLGVTISIGATWIAAGCSNDNRKAIFEIADAALYRAKQSGRDRVVFTPDVNEQHNKGLFEQH
- a CDS encoding MOSC domain-containing protein, coding for MTATLIGIARKARSRAPMETLDGVSVSLDFGVDGDYRGKLRKRQITVMTEEDWLAACGEIDRMDLPWTTRRANLLVRGVKLPQTPGTRIRIGELVLEITGETDPCNRMEAAAPGLEKALTPDWRGGVTCRAIEPGAIRVGDTVIVD